A section of the Leptospira kobayashii genome encodes:
- a CDS encoding PilZ domain-containing protein yields the protein MPQSQDKRKFVRVIPEEKEPVEVHLMGSVLLDVLKARDLSLGGIGIVAPNHFEEWDMNEKIEILVALPGDLADFLARGVIKQIGKKSKEEGIYGVQFTEIGPKGKQDLQVYIHRMERKGRIAG from the coding sequence ATGCCGCAAAGCCAAGATAAACGTAAATTTGTCCGAGTGATCCCGGAAGAGAAAGAGCCTGTGGAAGTGCATCTTATGGGTTCCGTACTATTGGATGTTTTGAAGGCTAGGGATTTGAGTCTCGGAGGGATCGGGATCGTGGCGCCTAATCATTTTGAAGAATGGGATATGAATGAAAAAATTGAAATTCTTGTAGCACTTCCCGGAGATCTTGCGGATTTTTTGGCGCGAGGAGTGATCAAACAAATCGGTAAAAAATCCAAAGAAGAGGGAATTTACGGGGTGCAGTTCACTGAAATCGGACCTAAAGGAAAACAGGATCTTCAAGTCTACATTCATAGAATGGAAAGAAAGGGCAGGATCGCCGGTTAA
- the modB gene encoding molybdate ABC transporter permease subunit, whose product MDSISWETVRSPLVLTLQVTIISTIFATFLGIFFAYWMSRSAFWGKTLIDAILTLPMVLPPTVLGYYLLVLFGKKGIFGEPLLEYFHYSIIFHIHGAILASMIVSFPLVYRSAKASFEDLDPEYEETARTLGKSGLTAFLFVILPLSWRGILAGSMLAYARGIGEFGATLMIAGNIPDKTQTIALAIYDSVQSGKDDFSLALVFLASLICIIVLTLSGILLKKPHW is encoded by the coding sequence ATGGATTCTATTTCCTGGGAAACCGTTCGATCTCCTTTAGTTCTCACTTTACAAGTTACAATCATTTCCACGATCTTTGCAACTTTCCTCGGAATTTTTTTCGCGTATTGGATGAGTCGGTCCGCCTTTTGGGGCAAAACTTTGATCGATGCGATTTTGACTCTACCGATGGTGTTACCTCCTACAGTACTTGGATATTATCTTCTCGTCCTTTTCGGTAAAAAAGGAATTTTCGGAGAACCTCTTTTAGAATACTTTCATTACTCCATTATATTCCATATCCATGGAGCCATTCTCGCATCTATGATCGTTTCTTTTCCATTGGTGTATCGTTCCGCAAAAGCATCTTTCGAAGACTTGGATCCCGAATATGAAGAAACGGCAAGGACTTTGGGAAAATCCGGACTCACTGCATTTCTTTTCGTGATCTTACCTTTGTCCTGGAGAGGAATTCTCGCAGGATCTATGTTAGCTTATGCCAGAGGGATCGGCGAATTTGGAGCCACTTTGATGATCGCCGGAAATATTCCGGACAAAACGCAAACGATTGCCCTGGCGATTTATGATTCGGTTCAATCCGGTAAGGATGATTTTTCCCTGGCTTTGGTATTTCTTGCTTCCCTTATCTGCATAATAGTTTTAACATTATCGGGAATTCTTTTGAAAAAACCCCATTGGTAA
- the modA gene encoding molybdate ABC transporter substrate-binding protein, producing the protein MKQKFLYYFIIVSFLLSTPLFSDEQEIIVSAASSLTDVLKEIGEKFEKKHGVKAVFNFGSSGSLYQQIAKGAPADVFISADEDTLDKGIQKNVLDPKSKKILLKNNLVLILPQASIFKIETLKDLLKQEFKRIAIGNPNSVPAGRYAEQTLEKEKLLIALKEKFIPCENVRQVLDYVSREETDAGFVYQTDATIAEGKVKVALLLSGHKPILYPGTLVSGTKHPEASLLFLEFLQSAEAKEIFTQYKFILP; encoded by the coding sequence ATGAAACAAAAATTTCTTTATTACTTCATAATCGTAAGTTTTCTATTATCCACTCCCTTATTTTCCGACGAACAAGAGATCATAGTATCGGCTGCTTCCAGCCTAACAGATGTTCTCAAAGAAATCGGAGAAAAATTCGAAAAAAAACACGGAGTTAAAGCGGTTTTCAATTTCGGATCATCGGGAAGTCTTTATCAACAGATAGCAAAAGGCGCCCCTGCAGACGTTTTTATTTCCGCCGACGAAGACACGTTAGATAAGGGAATTCAGAAAAATGTTTTGGATCCGAAGTCCAAAAAAATCCTACTCAAAAACAATTTGGTTCTAATTCTTCCCCAGGCCAGCATATTCAAGATCGAAACATTAAAAGATTTGTTAAAACAGGAATTCAAACGGATTGCGATAGGAAATCCGAACAGTGTTCCTGCCGGACGTTATGCGGAACAAACATTAGAAAAGGAAAAATTACTCATAGCGTTAAAAGAAAAATTCATCCCATGTGAAAACGTAAGACAGGTCCTAGACTATGTTAGCAGGGAAGAAACGGATGCGGGTTTCGTATACCAGACGGACGCTACTATCGCGGAGGGAAAAGTAAAAGTCGCTCTGCTACTTTCCGGACACAAGCCGATCTTATATCCCGGAACTCTGGTTTCCGGCACCAAACATCCTGAAGCTTCCTTATTATTTTTGGAATTTTTGCAAAGTGCCGAAGCCAAAGAAATTTTCACTCAATACAAATTCATTCTTCCTTAA
- a CDS encoding ATP-binding cassette domain-containing protein — translation MTLCVNIQKKVDDGKREFRLDVQFSFFENFQIIYGPSGAGKSLTLKAIAGLIKPDSGKISFGERIYFDSETRKNIPSEKRNLGYLSQNYGLFPHLTVRKNIEFGLKKQFPFLRPAKADREIVNHLLQLFEMEGTAESYPKTLSGGQKQRVALARALARKPEILLLDEPFTALNPDLRIRMREELKSLRERIQVPILLISHDLTDPGFFGVRPLYMENGRIRKEP, via the coding sequence ATGACTCTGTGCGTAAATATTCAAAAAAAGGTAGATGATGGAAAAAGAGAATTCCGGCTCGATGTCCAATTCTCTTTTTTTGAAAATTTCCAAATCATCTACGGACCTTCCGGTGCCGGAAAAAGCCTGACATTGAAAGCAATTGCGGGACTGATAAAGCCGGATTCCGGAAAAATTTCTTTCGGGGAAAGGATCTACTTCGATTCTGAAACCCGTAAAAATATCCCTTCCGAAAAAAGAAATCTAGGATACCTCTCCCAAAATTACGGATTGTTTCCCCATTTAACAGTTCGAAAGAATATAGAATTCGGATTAAAAAAACAATTCCCATTTCTCCGGCCCGCCAAAGCCGACAGAGAAATCGTTAACCATTTATTGCAACTATTTGAAATGGAAGGAACTGCGGAAAGTTACCCGAAAACTCTTTCGGGAGGCCAAAAGCAGAGAGTCGCTTTGGCAAGGGCACTTGCCCGAAAACCGGAAATATTGCTTCTGGACGAACCCTTTACCGCTTTAAATCCGGACCTGCGCATAAGAATGAGAGAAGAATTAAAGTCTCTCCGGGAAAGGATCCAAGTTCCGATCCTACTCATCTCTCATGATCTGACCGATCCTGGCTTTTTCGGGGTACGCCCTTTGTACATGGAAAACGGTAGAATCCGGAAGGAGCCCTGA
- a CDS encoding Lsa36 family surface (lipo)protein encodes MKKQILPGAIFTLFVLFALEKDLDAKVTCSGDACTILPTTIQTQLNQVDQALQAQYTDKILSTMAESAVITNINSSLMGSGIVNRFQIGGGMALAGQKKEDINVSYRDLNFSKLPNVGASLSPNLVFAVNLGWLLGDGPSDTDQDLKTFMHRFNLYVHGFKFNFAEGDVQKAIEAQNKNVQLGGDITTGGFTLRFHIFDSYSDGIGIFEFSGISLGMGMHYQRQTIDVTYNDGKTQAITLGPAMGTWGGSTTFNYNSTLTSVPLDVRTGFRMFYFLTFFAGAGTSLNFGSTNLKIERSGPLTIALDAGSVASSLPAEVQALIPSSVLGQSKSGTLALDVSGTANAPNSTSFLVTGLELNVLLTKVTVEAMVSQKVQSVMVGAKVAF; translated from the coding sequence ATGAAAAAGCAAATTTTGCCCGGAGCGATCTTTACCTTATTTGTCCTATTTGCTTTAGAGAAAGATCTAGATGCAAAAGTCACCTGTTCCGGAGACGCATGTACGATTTTACCCACCACCATCCAAACCCAATTGAACCAGGTAGATCAGGCATTACAGGCACAGTATACGGATAAGATTTTATCCACCATGGCGGAATCCGCTGTCATCACAAACATCAATTCCTCGCTTATGGGATCGGGCATCGTTAATAGATTTCAAATCGGGGGAGGCATGGCACTTGCCGGCCAAAAGAAAGAAGACATCAATGTTTCCTATAGGGACTTGAATTTTTCCAAACTTCCCAACGTGGGAGCCTCTCTTTCACCTAACCTTGTTTTTGCTGTCAATTTGGGATGGTTACTCGGAGACGGTCCTTCGGATACGGACCAAGACTTGAAAACATTCATGCATCGTTTCAATCTATATGTGCACGGATTCAAATTCAACTTTGCCGAAGGAGATGTTCAAAAAGCGATCGAAGCACAAAATAAGAACGTTCAGTTAGGTGGGGATATAACAACGGGGGGATTTACTCTTCGGTTTCATATATTCGATAGTTACTCGGACGGAATCGGTATTTTCGAATTTTCGGGAATCTCACTCGGTATGGGAATGCACTACCAAAGGCAAACCATCGATGTTACTTATAATGACGGAAAAACGCAAGCAATCACTTTAGGTCCGGCCATGGGAACCTGGGGAGGTTCCACTACTTTCAATTACAATAGCACACTCACAAGTGTTCCTTTGGATGTGCGTACCGGTTTCAGGATGTTTTATTTTTTAACTTTTTTTGCAGGTGCGGGAACTTCACTTAACTTCGGTTCTACGAACCTAAAAATAGAACGATCAGGCCCTTTGACAATCGCACTGGATGCAGGTTCCGTGGCTTCTTCTTTACCTGCGGAAGTGCAAGCACTGATTCCCAGCTCCGTACTCGGACAAAGTAAATCAGGGACTTTGGCATTGGATGTTTCAGGAACAGCCAATGCACCCAATTCCACTAGCTTTCTTGTTACAGGGTTAGAGCTGAATGTATTATTAACCAAAGTTACAGTGGAAGCGATGGTTTCTCAAAAAGTCCAATCTGTGATGGTAGGCGCCAAAGTCGCTTTTTAA
- a CDS encoding MFS transporter, whose product MPNSQKQTRVILFLIVFTDMMGFSLLFPLFPKTIEHFLLKGNDSVFSLFYDLALQIGGDGNKEFTMVLFGGILGSIYSFLQFLSAPIWGKLSDRMGRRFILIFTTLGSVVGYSIWFFSSQFWMFVLSRVITGIMGGNLSVASAAMADTTDEKSRAAGMGLLGAGIGLGFIMGPLFGGMSSVLTFLDFLYLNGTAVIFPASAFFGIVVSLITLLLILFYLKESKVTEEKFKEIHPLLAISKIESKNLIRISILNLLFIFSFSGFEFVINFYLSENFHFSPKDIGFTFLYIGMIIVLVQGGIVRRISGKYPERSIAGIGSFSVAIGFLILIFGQSIGFTFLAIFFLAFGSALVNPGLSSFASLESGAGDQGMSLGFFRSFGSLARALSPIVFAIFYFKKGAEFTFVISLLILILFWYVLYGTKTKREFSN is encoded by the coding sequence ATGCCAAATTCTCAAAAACAAACTAGAGTTATATTATTCTTAATCGTGTTTACGGATATGATGGGATTTTCCCTTCTATTTCCTTTATTTCCCAAAACAATCGAACATTTTCTGCTCAAAGGAAACGATTCCGTCTTTTCCTTATTTTATGATTTAGCCTTACAAATAGGAGGCGATGGAAACAAGGAATTCACCATGGTTTTATTCGGTGGGATTCTCGGTTCCATATATTCTTTTTTGCAATTTTTATCGGCCCCCATTTGGGGAAAACTTTCCGATCGAATGGGAAGAAGGTTCATTCTTATATTCACTACCTTGGGAAGTGTAGTGGGTTACTCGATCTGGTTCTTCTCCTCTCAGTTTTGGATGTTCGTTTTGTCCAGAGTCATCACAGGGATCATGGGCGGGAATTTATCCGTAGCTTCCGCAGCAATGGCTGATACAACCGATGAAAAATCCAGGGCCGCAGGAATGGGGCTACTGGGAGCGGGAATCGGGCTTGGATTCATTATGGGCCCTCTATTCGGGGGAATGAGTTCGGTTCTGACTTTTCTCGATTTTTTGTATTTGAATGGAACTGCTGTTATATTTCCTGCATCCGCTTTTTTCGGAATCGTCGTTTCTTTGATTACATTACTATTGATCTTATTTTATCTGAAAGAGTCGAAAGTTACCGAGGAAAAGTTCAAGGAAATCCATCCCTTGCTTGCTATCTCCAAAATCGAATCCAAGAATCTGATTCGAATTTCCATTCTGAATCTACTTTTTATATTTAGTTTTTCAGGATTTGAATTTGTGATCAATTTTTATCTTTCAGAAAATTTTCATTTTTCTCCGAAAGATATAGGTTTTACTTTTCTTTACATAGGAATGATCATCGTACTCGTGCAAGGCGGGATTGTCAGAAGAATTTCCGGAAAATACCCTGAAAGATCCATAGCAGGAATCGGTTCTTTTTCCGTAGCGATCGGATTTTTGATTTTGATCTTCGGACAAAGTATCGGGTTTACTTTCCTTGCGATTTTCTTTCTGGCATTCGGAAGCGCTCTCGTCAATCCGGGGCTTTCTTCTTTCGCGTCTTTGGAAAGCGGAGCGGGAGACCAAGGTATGTCTCTCGGCTTTTTTAGAAGCTTCGGATCCCTTGCGCGTGCCCTGTCTCCGATCGTATTCGCAATCTTCTATTTTAAAAAAGGAGCGGAATTTACTTTTGTAATCTCTTTGTTGATTCTGATCTTGTTTTGGTACGTTTTGTACGGTACAAAGACCAAAAGAGAATTTTCCAATTAA
- a CDS encoding phasin-related domain-containing protein has product MEKLVMDVVNAGIALFRSGEEKLKTAVVDLEKVYNDLKSKGELDKSPDAQKIRDLLNKTIADAQGAIGKTNASYDEIVAKLQANYQTIYAQIDTALPPQVKEKLKQGLDELKALIDKVKSK; this is encoded by the coding sequence ATGGAAAAATTAGTAATGGATGTAGTAAACGCTGGAATCGCTTTGTTTAGATCCGGTGAAGAAAAGTTAAAAACAGCAGTAGTTGATCTTGAAAAAGTTTACAACGATCTTAAAAGCAAAGGTGAATTGGACAAATCTCCTGATGCTCAAAAAATCAGAGACCTTTTGAATAAAACAATCGCTGATGCACAAGGGGCTATTGGAAAAACAAATGCTAGTTACGATGAAATCGTTGCAAAGCTTCAGGCAAATTATCAAACTATTTATGCACAAATTGATACTGCTCTTCCTCCTCAAGTGAAAGAGAAACTGAAACAAGGTCTTGATGAGTTGAAAGCTTTGATCGATAAAGTAAAAAGCAAATAA
- a CDS encoding bifunctional nuclease family protein, protein MEFFEVKISDISLTNVGFAVFLRPKDTEDNRVVPIFIGPLETHSITTVIDGTKPPRPMTHDLMLYMLTAMGATVLKITIEEIIDSTFYAKIQLRRDEEILTLDARPSDSIALALRANAPIFIAKSVLDEAGIVMKEDEIQGDNIVPEKKIQALPKSNLQILEETLENALRTEDYETAAKIRDQIKKLIENS, encoded by the coding sequence ATGGAATTTTTCGAAGTAAAAATCTCTGATATTAGCCTGACCAATGTTGGCTTTGCCGTATTCCTTAGGCCCAAGGATACCGAAGACAACCGAGTGGTTCCTATCTTTATCGGTCCTCTGGAAACTCATTCCATCACTACTGTGATCGACGGTACAAAACCACCCAGACCGATGACTCACGATCTTATGCTCTATATGCTGACTGCAATGGGAGCTACTGTTCTGAAGATCACAATCGAAGAAATCATAGACAGTACTTTTTATGCAAAAATTCAACTCAGAAGAGATGAAGAGATTTTGACTTTGGATGCAAGACCTTCCGATTCCATCGCACTTGCTCTCAGAGCGAATGCTCCTATTTTTATCGCAAAATCAGTATTAGACGAAGCTGGGATTGTGATGAAAGAGGATGAAATCCAAGGGGACAATATCGTACCAGAGAAAAAAATCCAAGCCCTACCCAAATCCAATCTGCAGATTTTGGAAGAAACCTTGGAGAACGCTCTCCGAACGGAAGATTACGAAACCGCCGCAAAAATCAGAGACCAAATCAAGAAGCTAATCGAAAATAGCTAA
- the hemW gene encoding radical SAM family heme chaperone HemW, translated as MNSISTKSTRSLQARKGYTGIYVHYPFCYQKCDYCDFFSEGIGEGRSNVEDLLFESYKKEFLLKKANSKELKSAKVDTVFMGGGTPSKASPENWFRLLKFFREESDFSSDPEISIEANPEDLSLDFIQSLKEAGFNRLNIGVQTRSPRDLKFLGRYYDENKYQNLKYILQNSPIERIGIDLMYGLPDSKKEDFLDDLDYFLDLQLNHISLYSLTLEKGTSYSRNVKDKKAKPPNEEMQRDILELLPSLMRKRGYTWYEVSNYCKDEFFSRHNLRYWTYESYLGLGPGAHGFLDGSRYGNPRNTSAYLKHPGRPSTEESSSPREELALSLFRLFLPIHIPSFLEAHIPPETAKRMISSLDAFAAKDYCDWDGSRFQWKPAALLILDDLITELAISD; from the coding sequence ATGAACTCCATTTCAACGAAAAGCACCCGGAGCTTGCAAGCAAGAAAAGGATATACCGGCATCTATGTGCATTATCCTTTTTGTTATCAGAAATGCGATTATTGTGATTTTTTTTCGGAAGGAATCGGAGAAGGAAGATCCAACGTAGAAGATTTGTTATTCGAATCCTACAAAAAGGAGTTTTTGCTTAAAAAAGCAAATTCGAAAGAACTAAAATCCGCAAAAGTAGACACCGTATTCATGGGAGGGGGAACTCCCAGCAAAGCCAGTCCCGAAAATTGGTTTCGATTGTTAAAATTTTTCAGAGAAGAATCGGATTTTAGTTCCGATCCGGAAATCAGCATAGAAGCGAATCCGGAAGACCTGTCTTTGGATTTTATCCAAAGCTTGAAAGAAGCTGGGTTTAACAGGCTCAACATCGGTGTGCAAACCAGAAGCCCGAGGGACTTAAAGTTTTTAGGCAGATATTATGATGAAAATAAATACCAGAATCTAAAATATATTTTGCAAAACTCTCCTATCGAACGAATCGGAATTGATTTGATGTACGGACTTCCCGATTCGAAAAAAGAAGATTTTTTGGATGATCTGGATTATTTTTTGGATCTCCAGCTAAACCATATTAGTTTGTATTCGTTGACATTGGAAAAAGGAACTTCCTATTCCAGAAACGTAAAAGATAAAAAAGCAAAACCTCCCAACGAAGAAATGCAAAGGGATATTTTGGAACTGCTCCCTTCTCTTATGCGGAAAAGAGGTTATACCTGGTATGAAGTTTCCAATTACTGTAAAGACGAGTTTTTTTCCCGCCACAACCTACGTTACTGGACTTACGAATCCTATCTCGGACTCGGACCCGGAGCACATGGTTTTTTGGACGGATCCAGATACGGGAATCCCAGAAACACAAGCGCTTACCTGAAACATCCGGGCAGACCTTCCACGGAAGAGAGTTCTTCCCCCAGAGAAGAACTCGCGCTCTCCTTATTCAGACTCTTTTTACCCATCCACATTCCTTCTTTTCTGGAGGCTCATATACCACCGGAAACTGCGAAAAGAATGATTTCCAGTCTGGATGCATTCGCCGCAAAAGATTACTGTGATTGGGATGGTTCCCGTTTTCAATGGAAACCCGCCGCATTACTTATATTAGATGATCTGATTACGGAGCTTGCTATTTCCGATTAA
- a CDS encoding fatty acid desaturase: MIPILEKSTSVSEIETKERREPVNLTGPVKSIRPELYRPNVKKAILSVIVGVVFHTLSLGLLFFLIQNDYTYLLPLGWILAGTSVTSLFVLGHDCAHASFLKNNKTNDTLGHFFFLFSFYPYYGWKFSHNAHHAHTNHLDSNEEDVYYDNAWLPFTVNQYLVLREKKPIRAAIYRWTRYLPPLGSLLHNIINHAYPSKYIDSHRKKLYLSYIVLALGIGVLFVSAYLLTGKLSSIFHFFIAPALVFQFWMSYYTYLHHTSDEIHFYKSEDWNPYKGQIHSTYNFLNPKIISFLHFHIDIHTPHHLSTAIPCYHLKEAYRELLKSEYANDVKEGKFSISYIYKQWKQCHVWDEEENRYKSFREVH, encoded by the coding sequence ATGATTCCCATTTTGGAAAAATCCACTTCTGTTTCGGAAATAGAAACGAAAGAGAGGAGGGAGCCTGTCAATTTAACAGGACCTGTGAAATCCATTCGCCCCGAGTTGTACCGCCCCAACGTCAAAAAAGCGATTTTATCCGTGATCGTAGGAGTTGTTTTTCATACTTTGAGCTTGGGATTACTTTTTTTTCTCATTCAAAACGATTATACATATCTATTGCCTTTGGGATGGATTCTTGCAGGCACTTCCGTCACTTCTCTTTTTGTTTTGGGTCACGATTGTGCCCATGCCTCTTTTCTGAAAAACAATAAGACGAACGATACACTCGGTCATTTTTTCTTTCTATTTTCCTTTTATCCCTATTACGGTTGGAAATTTTCACATAACGCACATCATGCGCATACGAACCATTTGGATTCGAATGAAGAGGATGTGTATTATGACAATGCATGGTTGCCGTTTACGGTGAATCAGTATCTGGTTCTTCGTGAAAAAAAGCCCATACGCGCGGCGATTTACAGATGGACCAGATATTTGCCTCCTCTGGGTTCTCTATTGCATAATATCATCAATCATGCTTACCCGAGCAAATACATCGATTCTCATAGAAAAAAACTCTATCTATCTTATATAGTTTTGGCTTTGGGAATTGGTGTTCTTTTTGTTTCCGCGTATCTTTTGACCGGCAAGCTGAGCTCCATCTTTCATTTTTTCATAGCACCTGCCCTTGTGTTCCAATTTTGGATGAGTTATTATACTTATCTCCATCATACTTCGGATGAGATCCATTTTTACAAATCCGAAGATTGGAATCCGTACAAAGGTCAGATCCATTCCACATATAATTTTCTAAACCCGAAAATCATTTCGTTTTTGCATTTTCATATTGATATTCACACACCTCACCATCTTTCTACGGCAATTCCGTGTTATCATCTGAAGGAGGCGTACCGGGAGCTTTTAAAATCGGAATATGCAAACGATGTGAAAGAGGGCAAATTCAGTATTTCTTATATCTACAAACAATGGAAACAATGCCATGTTTGGGATGAAGAAGAGAACAGATACAAGAGCTTTCGAGAAGTTCATTGA
- a CDS encoding CBS domain-containing protein, with protein sequence MSVRDILKEKQTSLLTIEEDHSVLEATKLMVSSKVGSIMVTFQGKLAGIFTERDLMRIVAEKHESLHKIKLKDVMTTQLTVANPNDEVDDVLNTMLSKRFRHMPVMEDDLIIGLISIGDAVKVKLSKTEKEMHILREYMYGSH encoded by the coding sequence ATGTCTGTAAGAGATATTCTGAAAGAAAAACAAACCTCTCTTCTCACCATCGAAGAAGATCACAGCGTTTTGGAAGCCACAAAGCTAATGGTTTCTTCCAAAGTAGGTTCCATTATGGTCACTTTCCAAGGAAAGTTGGCGGGAATTTTCACTGAGAGGGATTTGATGAGGATTGTGGCAGAAAAACATGAAAGTCTGCACAAGATAAAACTGAAAGATGTGATGACAACCCAACTGACAGTTGCTAATCCGAATGACGAAGTGGATGATGTGTTAAATACAATGCTGTCCAAAAGATTCAGGCATATGCCGGTGATGGAAGACGATCTGATCATCGGACTCATCTCCATCGGGGACGCGGTCAAAGTGAAATTGAGCAAGACCGAAAAAGAAATGCATATACTTCGCGAATATATGTACGGTTCCCACTAA
- a CDS encoding ribonuclease H-like domain-containing protein, which yields MDSKHSDSMIRSCFEIISGIGPVLQSRLWDNGILDWDDLYRLSPENWGKIQFLPSISFLHEEAEFLNSKWKEKDFLYFVSKLPNKELWRLWEDFPHKFCYLDIETTGIDETSFVTVASFYLNGEMFTFERGKNLEFMLDDLSDDLILVTYNGKRFDVPFLEKEFNQKISNVHLDLMNVLHDMGIKGGLKKSEIQLGLIRPEEIQSVDGKMAPLLWRDYVEYDDLEKLNLLIAYNREDTKNLESILREVVSRKKKNFDNLYL from the coding sequence TTGGATTCAAAACACTCCGATTCTATGATACGTTCCTGTTTTGAAATCATTTCAGGGATAGGGCCTGTTCTTCAATCCAGACTTTGGGATAACGGGATTCTGGACTGGGATGACTTGTATCGTTTAAGTCCGGAAAATTGGGGAAAAATTCAATTTTTACCTTCCATTTCCTTTCTGCACGAAGAAGCGGAATTTTTGAATTCGAAATGGAAAGAAAAGGATTTTTTATATTTCGTATCCAAACTTCCCAATAAGGAACTTTGGAGATTATGGGAAGATTTTCCGCATAAATTCTGTTATCTGGATATTGAAACTACAGGAATCGATGAAACATCCTTTGTCACTGTGGCCAGTTTTTATTTGAACGGAGAAATGTTCACATTCGAAAGAGGAAAAAATCTCGAATTTATGTTAGATGATCTTTCCGATGATCTGATTTTAGTTACTTATAACGGAAAGAGGTTTGATGTTCCCTTTTTGGAAAAGGAATTCAATCAAAAGATTTCCAATGTGCATTTGGATTTGATGAATGTGCTTCATGATATGGGAATCAAAGGAGGACTGAAAAAATCGGAAATCCAGTTAGGCCTCATTCGCCCGGAAGAAATCCAATCCGTGGATGGAAAGATGGCGCCTCTTCTTTGGAGAGATTATGTGGAATACGATGATTTGGAAAAACTGAATCTTCTGATTGCTTACAACCGGGAAGATACTAAAAATCTGGAATCTATTCTGCGGGAAGTAGTATCCCGCAAAAAAAAGAATTTTGATAATCTTTATCTATAA
- a CDS encoding pyridoxal phosphate-dependent aminotransferase, whose protein sequence is MEPREFFIEERLESYRTNCFCNLGESGFHPMDLGQAMSYAGLGREEMLSIPLNDSPNRGRADLRQEIAKLYPGVSPDEVLVTTGTSEALYLLFHLFLKQGMKLALYWPAFQALYEIPKMLGAEIIKVPVGKSLRSSDWEPVEADFYILNQPHNPTGACVPDGEWTNLKEVLLSKNKPVLFDEHYRFLDLNSTLGETGVSPKDRFFGTGSFTKCFGVTGLRVGWLIANREVIERARSFKDYLTHTVSPVSERIALGLLQNRNSFLPGIQSEQKENLAFWNSSLSELKDILSFGEVGGGLVGWAKLKPGISSEKYCDSLLHKTGVFVLPGINFEEEGYLRIGFGERSSVFREGIIRWIQNTPIL, encoded by the coding sequence TTGGAACCTAGAGAATTTTTCATAGAAGAAAGGTTGGAATCTTACCGGACGAATTGTTTTTGCAATTTGGGAGAAAGCGGATTTCACCCAATGGATTTGGGCCAGGCGATGTCGTACGCTGGGCTTGGCCGGGAAGAAATGTTATCCATTCCCTTAAATGACTCTCCCAATCGGGGGAGAGCCGATCTTAGGCAAGAAATTGCCAAACTTTACCCGGGCGTCTCTCCCGATGAGGTGCTTGTAACAACTGGTACAAGTGAGGCGCTTTATCTATTATTTCATTTGTTTCTAAAGCAAGGAATGAAATTGGCTCTCTATTGGCCTGCATTTCAAGCGTTGTATGAAATTCCCAAAATGTTGGGGGCGGAAATCATCAAAGTTCCTGTCGGCAAATCCTTACGGTCTTCCGACTGGGAGCCCGTCGAGGCAGATTTTTATATCCTGAACCAACCGCATAACCCGACAGGTGCTTGTGTTCCCGATGGGGAATGGACAAATCTGAAAGAAGTCCTTCTCTCCAAAAACAAACCGGTATTATTTGACGAACATTACCGGTTCCTTGATCTGAATTCTACCTTAGGTGAAACGGGAGTCTCTCCGAAAGATCGATTTTTCGGAACAGGTTCTTTTACCAAATGTTTCGGTGTGACCGGGCTTCGGGTAGGTTGGCTGATCGCAAACAGGGAAGTCATAGAAAGAGCGCGTTCATTTAAAGATTATCTCACCCATACGGTTTCTCCCGTATCCGAACGGATTGCACTGGGACTTTTGCAAAACCGAAATTCGTTTTTACCGGGGATTCAATCCGAGCAAAAGGAAAATTTGGCATTCTGGAATTCCAGTTTATCGGAACTGAAAGATATTCTGTCTTTCGGAGAAGTAGGAGGGGGACTTGTTGGCTGGGCGAAATTAAAACCAGGCATTTCTTCTGAAAAATATTGCGACTCTCTTCTTCACAAAACAGGTGTTTTTGTGCTTCCGGGAATCAATTTCGAAGAAGAAGGATATTTGCGAATCGGATTCGGAGAAAGGTCTTCCGTTTTTCGGGAAGGGATTATACGTTGGATTCAAAACACTCCGATTCTATGA